One Kryptolebias marmoratus isolate JLee-2015 linkage group LG21, ASM164957v2, whole genome shotgun sequence DNA segment encodes these proteins:
- the LOC108229401 gene encoding ras-responsive element-binding protein 1, translating into MENEGQEEGGANTEMNKEEAELQHSNLKAVNGVSEGGEEAASGGETLQNGDLSSINAMMSTVMSAAGNINGGGGGGGGDEGGSGGTSANSSAGPSPSPSPSKSLSSAMRAPPGRSARRSQETKDDSSTHICPLCDKSCQTQHQLTMHIRQHNADAGATDHSCSICGKCLSSASSLDRHMLVHSGERPYKCTVCGQTFTTNGNMHRHMKIHDKDPASGLISFSSPPSPTKRRRPSIKRRQNLEEEHADEPPSKKVPEDAATEEVAAVKGAEEELLPCPICFKTCSSRLDLDTHMDTHPDTMLRTCLWTLYVNSVALAESQSETEQLALDTPDLSSPMSTDLGSSPSGPNSALQESTPTSPSPKSSQGPAAAEPQEAEPSEEPDQQVAPETKGSPEERPEDGSKVENTDDDDCHSNKSLDLNFGKKLIDFKLSSSSSSSAPQEEHTSSAPQELAESPEEKPTSSSAAYKHVCRVCKKSFRYANTLARHERAHLSEEAPPPAEEASPVTEEEEEEAKESGAAEEEEEEKEDTETMEVEEAKGAESVGGESEEEEEEEEKEKEEKEERSDEEASEPKRGGGGGVDKRKKICNECGKRFWSLQDLTRHLRSHTGERPYKCQTCERTFTLKHSLVRHQRIHLRPRGANDDASEDGDSPAPTPTSTCPPSENESECGSAGAKELEEEGEGRRDDSEEEGSAGRSEPPGDSSPRATESKTSTASGDGFIQGLLELHTKPPLEHLLPGGEPPLVGVE; encoded by the exons ATGGAGAACGAGGGTCAGGAAGAGGGCGGAGCCAACACTGAGATGAACAAGGAGGAGGCGGAGCTACAACACAGTAACCTGAAAG CCGTCAACGGCGTGTCGGAGGGCGGCGAGGAGGCGGCGAGCGGAGGAGAAACGCTACAGAACGGAGACCTGTCCTCCATCAACGCCATGATGTCGACGGTGATGTCAGCCGCCGGGAACATcaacggaggaggaggaggaggaggaggagacgaaGGAGGGAGCGGAGGGACTTCCGCCAACTCCTCCGCTGGCCCCTCCCCCAG TCCTTCACCCAGCAAGTCCCTGAGCTCCGCCATGAGGGCGCCGCCAGGTCGCAGCGCCCGCCGCAGCCAG GAAACCAAAGACGACAGCTCAACGcacatctgtcctctgtgtgATAAAAGCTGTCAAACGCAGCACCAGCTGACCATGCACATCCGACAG CACAACGCCGACGCCGGCGCCACGGACCACTCCTGCAGCATCTGCGGGAAGTGCCTGAGCTCAGCCTCGTCGCTCGACCGACACATGCTGGTCCACAGCGGAGAGCGGCCGTACAAATGCACCGTCTGCGGCCAGACGTTCACCACCAACGGCAACATGCACAG ACACATGAAGATCCACGACAAAGACCCGGCGAGCGGTCTGATCTCCTTTAGCAGCCCACCCTCCCCCACCAAACGCCGCCGCCCGTCCATCAAACGGCGGCAGAATTTGGAGGAGGAGCACGCCGACGAGCCTCCCAGTAAGAAG GTCCCGGAGGACGCGGCGACCGAGGAGGTGGCGGCCGTCAAGGGCGccgaggaggagctgctgccgTGTCCCATCTGCTTCAAGACCTGCAGCTCCAGACTGGACCTGGACACCCACATGGACACCCATCCAGACACCATGCTCAG AACTTGCTTGTGGACCCTTTACGTTAACTCTGTGGCCCTTGCTG agaGCCAATCAGAGACGGAGCAGCTAGCTCTAGATACACCGGACCTCAGCAGCCCCATGTCCACAGACTTAGGCTCCTCCCCCAGTGGTCCTAACTCCGCCCTCCAGGAGAGCACACCGACAAGCCCCTCCCCCAAATCAAGCCAAG gtccagctgctgcagaaccacAGGAAGCAGAACCCAGCGAGGAGCCggaccagcaggtggcgccaGAGACCAAAGGTTCTCCTGAAGAACGGCCTGAGGACGGCAGCAAG GTGGAGAACACGGACGATGACGACTGTCACAGCAACAAGAGTCTGGACCTGAACTTTGGCAAGAAGCTCATCGACTTCAagctctcctcttcctcctcaagCTCCGCCCCTCAAGAAGAACACACCTCCTCGGCTCCTCAGGAACTGGCGGAGAGCCCCGAGGAGAagcccacctcctcctccgctGCGTACAAACATGTCTGCCGCGTCTGTAAGAAGAGTTTCCGCTACGCCAACACGCTGGCTCGCCACGAGCGGGCGCACCTCTCTGAGGAGGCTCCGCCCCCAGCGGAGGAGGCTTCACCTGtgaccgaggaggaggaggaggaggcgaagGAGAGCGGGGccgccgaggaggaggaggaggagaaggaggacaCGGAGACGATGGAGGTGGAGGAAGCCAAAGGAGCAGAGAGTGTAGGAGGAGagtcggaggaggaggaggaggaggaggagaaggagaaggaggagaaggaggagaggagcgaTGAAGAGGCTTCAGAACCAAAGA gaggaggaggaggaggagtcgaCAAGAGGAAGAAGATCTGCAACGAGTGCGGCAAAAGATTCTGGTCCCTGCAGGACCTGACCAGACACCTGAGGTCCCACACAG GGGAGCGGCCCTACAAGTGTCAGACCTGCGAGAGGACCTTCACCCTGAAGCACAGTCTGGTCCGGCACCAGCGGATCCACCTGAGGCCTCGCGGCGCCAACGACGACGCCAGCGAGGACGGCGACTCCCccgcccccacccccacctccacctgcccGCCCTCGGAGAACGAGAGCGAGTGCGGGAGCGCCGGCGccaaggagctggaggaggagggcgaAGGTCGGCGGGACGACTCGGAGGAGGAAGGTTCTGCGGGTCGGTCCGAACCTCCGGGGGACTCCTCCCCCCGAGCTACTGAATCAAAGACGAGCACTGCCTCCGGAGACGGCTTCATCCAGGGGCTGCTGGAGCTCCACACCAAGCCCCCCCTGGAGCACCTCCTGCCCGGCGGAGAGCCTCCCCTGGTGGGGGTGGAGTGA
- the riok3 gene encoding serine/threonine-protein kinase RIO3 isoform X1, translating to MDQSGLTADTPKNPWGPAAPACSLAEVMSEQLASQLDEENNVLPPLADPAVDALLAEDAPDTTSDLMLAQMLQMQFDREFDDQLRREEKKFNGDSKVSISFENYRMVHPYEDSDSSEDEVDWQDTRRDPYRAEKPQAAPRRGFCGKGKNITTKHDEDACGRKNTARMENFAPEVQVGDGLGMDLKLSNQVFNSLKQHCYSEQRRSARLHEKKEHSTAEQAVDPRTRLLMYKMVNAGVLENINGCISTGKESVVFHADGGRLEEQPVPNEVVLKVFKTTLNEFKNRDRYIKDDYRFIDRFSKLNPRKVIRLWAEKEMHNLSRMKKAGIPCPEVVLLKKHILVMSFIGNDHVPAPKLKDVKLGPEDMRTAYHQVLQLMQQLYQECNLVHADLSEYNILWYEGKAWLIDVSQSVEPTHPHGLEFLFRDCRNVSTFFQKRGVSEALNIYELFNAVTGLNIPVGAEDEFVAEIVALEKRNEDHVQRRGKKAFPITSEDFGPPLKPDADD from the exons ATGGATCAATCCGGACTCACAGCAGACACACCAAAG AACCCGTGGGGTCCGGCGGCTCCGGCCTGCTCCCTGGCGGAGGTGATGAGTGAACAGCTGGCGTCTCAGCTGGACGAGGAGAACAACGTCCTGCCGCCGTTAGCAGA CCCCGCCGTGGACGCCCTGCTGGCCGAAGACGCTCCTGACACCACCAGCGACCTGATGCTGGCCCAGATGCTGCAGATGCAGTTCGACCGGGAGTTCGACGATCAGCTCCGGAGGGAGGAGAAGAAGTTCAACGGAGACAGCAAAG TGTCCATCTCCTTCGAGAACTACCGGATGGTCCATCCTTACGAGGACAGCGACAGCTCAGAGGACGAGGTGGACTGGCAGGACACGAGACGCGACCCGTACAGAGCCG AGAAGCCTCAGGCCGCTCCCAGGAGAGGGTTCTGCGGGAAGGGGAAGAACATCACCACCAAACACGACGAGGACGCCTGCGGCCGCAAGAACACGGCCCGGATGGAGAAC TTCGCTCCGGAGGTCCAGGTCGGAGACGGTTTGGGGATGGACCTGAAGTTGTCCAATCAGGTGTTCAACTCCCTGAAGCAGCACTGCTACAGCGAGCAGAGACGCAGCGCCAGGCTGCACGAGAAGAAGGAGCACTCCACCGCC GAACAAGCCGTGGACCCCAGAACCCGTCTGCTGATGTACAAGATGGTGAACGCCGGCGTGCTGGAGAACATCAACGGCTGCATCAGCACTGGGAAGGAGTCGGTGGTTTTCCACGCCGACGGGGGGAG ACTGGAGGAGCAGCCCGTCCCAAACGAGGTGGTTCTGAAGGTTTTTAAGACGACTCTGAATGAGTTCAAGAACAGAGACCGATACATCAAAGACGACTACCGCTTCATCGACCGCTTCAGCAAACTGAACCCCAGGAAGGTCATCAGGCTGTGGGCCGAGAAGGAGATGCACAACCTGAGCAG GATGAAGAAAGCCGGCATTCCGTGTCCCGAAGTGGTTCTGCTGAAGAAACACATCCTGGTGATGTCCTTCATCGGGAACGACCACGTTCCTGCCCCCAAACTCAAAGACGTCAAGCTGGGACCTGAGGACATGAGGACCGCCTACCACCAGGTGTTACAG ctGATGCAGCAGCTCTATCAGGAGTGTAATCTGGTCCACGCTGACCTGAGTGAATACAACATCCTGTGGTACGAAGGGAAG GCGTGGCTGATTGACGTCAGTCAGTCCGTGGAGCCGACTCATCCTCACGGTCTGGAGTTCCTCTTCAGGGACTGCAGGAACGTTTCCACG ttcTTCCAGAAGAGAGGCGTGAGCGAGGCGCTGAACATCTACGAGCTTTTCAACGCCGTGACCGGCCTGAACATCCCCGTTGGCGCCGAGGACGAGTTCGTGGCTGAG ATCGTGGCGTTGGAGAAAAGGAACGAGGACCATGTCCAGCGGCGAGGGAAGAAGGCGTTCCCCATCACCTCGGAGGACTTCGGTCCTCCTTTAAAACCCGACGCCGACGATTAG
- the rmc1 gene encoding regulator of MON1-CCZ1 complex has translation MAEQHYLELSENPVQFEHASSVNNVFFDEANKQVFAVRSGGATGVVVKGPDDKSSVAFRMDDKGEVKCIKFSIGNKILAVQRTAKSVDFINFIPDYPHTEFSQECKTKNANVLGFCWTSWNEVIFITDQGIEFYQVFPDKRSLKLLKSQNINVNWYQYCPETSVLLLSTTVQGNVLQPFAFRNGTVSKMAKFEIELPVVPKPAKLSLSERDVAMATIYGQLYVMYLKHHSRTANSPGAEVVLYHLPRDGSCKKTHVLKLNTTGKFALNMVDNLVVVHHQSSQTSLIFDIKLKEPDCAVNAHQPVLPARSIHPYRIPLSGPAVVPSQPPVPCQLYSSSWSVFQPDIIISASEGYLWYLQVKLPPTVHLLQDKGKLMDFLLRRRDCKMVILSVCSQILDGREKGSLPVVATVLDKLNQVYKDYLEAEQSYTAAMESGQSRGGAALKRPVRSQAVIDQSXXXXHVLSSFTERKDVSHKFIIAVLMEYIRSLNQYQIPVQHYLYELVIKTLVQQNLFYMLHQFLQYHVLSDSKPLACLLLSLESTYPPAHQLSLDMLKRLSTANDEIVEVLLSKQQVLSALRFIRSVGGHDNVSARKFLDAARQTGDQMLFYTVFRSFQQRNQRLRGNPAFNPGEHCEEHVSYFKTLFGEQALMKPATV, from the exons ATGGCCGAGCAGCATTACCTGGAGCTGAGTGAGAACCCCGTTCAGTTTGAACACGCCTCGAGCGTCAATAATGTCTTCTTCGACGAAGCCAACAAGCAG GTGTTCGCGGTGCGTTCAGGTGGAGCCACAGGTGTGGTGGTCAAAGGGCCGGACGACAAGAGCAGCGTTGCCTTCAG GATGGACGATAAAGGCGAGGTGAAGTGCATCAAGTTCTCCATCGGGAACAAGATCCTGGCCGTGCAGAGGACCGCTAAGTCCGTG GACTTCATCAACTTCATCCCTGACTATCCGCACACGGAGTTCAGCCAGGAGTGTAAG ACAAAGAACGCCAACGTTCTGGGGTTCTGTTGGACCAGCTGGAACGAGGTCATCTTCATAACCGACCAGGGAATCGAGTTCTACCAG GTGTTTCCGGACAAACGCagtctgaagctgctgaagagTCAGAACATCAACGTGAACTGGTACCAGTACTGTCCGGAGACGTCCGTCCTGCTGCTGTCCACCACGGTCCAGGGGAACGTCCTGCAGCCGTTCGCCTTCAGG AACGGCACCGTGTCCAAGATGGCCAAGTTTGAGATCGAGCTGCCCGTCGTCCCCAAACCCGCCAAGCTCAGCCTGTCTGAGAGGGACGTCGCCATGGCAACCAT TTACGGGCAGCTGTACGTCATGTACCTGAAGCATCACTCCAGAACCGCCAACAGTCCCGGAGCAGAGGTGGTTCTGTACCACTTACCCAG GGACGGCTCCTGTAAGAAGACTCACGTGTTGAAGCTGAACACCACGGGGAAGTTCGCTCTCAACATGGTGGACAACCTGGTGGTCGTTCATCACCAGAGTTCTCAG ACCTCGCTGATCTTCGACATCAAACTGAAGGAACCGGACTGCGCCGTCAACGCTCACCAGCCCGTCCTGCCGGCCCGGTCCATCCACCCCTACAGGATCCCTCTGTCAG GTCCGGCCGTGGTCCCGTCCCAGCCTCCGGTGCCATGTCAGCTCT actCTTCATCGTGGAGCGTCTTCCAGCCCGACATCATCATCAGCGCCAGTGAAG GTTACCTGTGGTACCTGCAGGTGAAGCTGCCGCCCACCGTCCACCTGCTCCAGGACAAAGGCAAGCTGATGGACTTCCTGTTACGGCGGCGAGACTGCAAGATGGTCATCCTGTCCGTGTGCTCGCAGA TTCTGGATGGCCGGGAGAAGGGCAGTCTTCCTGTGGTGGCCACGGTGTTGGACAAACTCAACCAGGTGTACAAGGACTACCTGGAGGCGGAGCAGAGCTACACGGCG GCGATGGAGTCCGGTCAGAGTCGGGGCGGCGCCGCCCTGAAGCGTCCGGTCCGGAGCCAGGCGGTCATCGACCAGTC NNNNNNNNNNNNNCACGTCCTGTCCTCGTTCACAGAGAGGAAG GACGTGTCCCATAAGTTCATCATAGCTGTTCTGATGGAGTACATCCGCTCTCTGAACCAGTACCAGATCCCCGTCCAG cACTATCTGTACGAGCTGGTCATCAAGACGCTGGTCCAACAGAACCTGTTCTACATGCTGCACCAGTTCCTGCAGTACCACGTCCTGAGTGACTCCAAACCGCTG GCGTGTCTTCTTCTGTCCCTGGAGAGCACCTATCCTCCTGCACACCAGCTGTCTCTGGACATGCTGAAG CGTCTGTCCACAGCCAACGATGAGATTGTGGAGGTCCTGCTGTCCAAGCAGCAGGTTCTGAGCGCGCTCAGATTCATCCGCAGCGTCG GCGGCCATGACAACGTGTCCGCCCGAAAGTTCCTGGATGCGGCGCGGCAGACCGGAGACCAGATGCTGTTCTACACGGTGTTCCGGTCCTTCCAGCAGAGGAACCAGCGCCTCCGAGGGAACCCGGCCTTCAACCCGG GGGAACACTGCGAGGAACACGTCTCCTACTTCAAGACGCTGTTTGGGGAGCAGGCTCTGATGAAACCCGCCACGGTCTGA
- the riok3 gene encoding serine/threonine-protein kinase RIO3 isoform X2 — MLAQMLQMQFDREFDDQLRREEKKFNGDSKVSISFENYRMVHPYEDSDSSEDEVDWQDTRRDPYRAEKPQAAPRRGFCGKGKNITTKHDEDACGRKNTARMENFAPEVQVGDGLGMDLKLSNQVFNSLKQHCYSEQRRSARLHEKKEHSTAEQAVDPRTRLLMYKMVNAGVLENINGCISTGKESVVFHADGGRLEEQPVPNEVVLKVFKTTLNEFKNRDRYIKDDYRFIDRFSKLNPRKVIRLWAEKEMHNLSRMKKAGIPCPEVVLLKKHILVMSFIGNDHVPAPKLKDVKLGPEDMRTAYHQVLQLMQQLYQECNLVHADLSEYNILWYEGKAWLIDVSQSVEPTHPHGLEFLFRDCRNVSTFFQKRGVSEALNIYELFNAVTGLNIPVGAEDEFVAEIVALEKRNEDHVQRRGKKAFPITSEDFGPPLKPDADD; from the exons ATGCTGGCCCAGATGCTGCAGATGCAGTTCGACCGGGAGTTCGACGATCAGCTCCGGAGGGAGGAGAAGAAGTTCAACGGAGACAGCAAAG TGTCCATCTCCTTCGAGAACTACCGGATGGTCCATCCTTACGAGGACAGCGACAGCTCAGAGGACGAGGTGGACTGGCAGGACACGAGACGCGACCCGTACAGAGCCG AGAAGCCTCAGGCCGCTCCCAGGAGAGGGTTCTGCGGGAAGGGGAAGAACATCACCACCAAACACGACGAGGACGCCTGCGGCCGCAAGAACACGGCCCGGATGGAGAAC TTCGCTCCGGAGGTCCAGGTCGGAGACGGTTTGGGGATGGACCTGAAGTTGTCCAATCAGGTGTTCAACTCCCTGAAGCAGCACTGCTACAGCGAGCAGAGACGCAGCGCCAGGCTGCACGAGAAGAAGGAGCACTCCACCGCC GAACAAGCCGTGGACCCCAGAACCCGTCTGCTGATGTACAAGATGGTGAACGCCGGCGTGCTGGAGAACATCAACGGCTGCATCAGCACTGGGAAGGAGTCGGTGGTTTTCCACGCCGACGGGGGGAG ACTGGAGGAGCAGCCCGTCCCAAACGAGGTGGTTCTGAAGGTTTTTAAGACGACTCTGAATGAGTTCAAGAACAGAGACCGATACATCAAAGACGACTACCGCTTCATCGACCGCTTCAGCAAACTGAACCCCAGGAAGGTCATCAGGCTGTGGGCCGAGAAGGAGATGCACAACCTGAGCAG GATGAAGAAAGCCGGCATTCCGTGTCCCGAAGTGGTTCTGCTGAAGAAACACATCCTGGTGATGTCCTTCATCGGGAACGACCACGTTCCTGCCCCCAAACTCAAAGACGTCAAGCTGGGACCTGAGGACATGAGGACCGCCTACCACCAGGTGTTACAG ctGATGCAGCAGCTCTATCAGGAGTGTAATCTGGTCCACGCTGACCTGAGTGAATACAACATCCTGTGGTACGAAGGGAAG GCGTGGCTGATTGACGTCAGTCAGTCCGTGGAGCCGACTCATCCTCACGGTCTGGAGTTCCTCTTCAGGGACTGCAGGAACGTTTCCACG ttcTTCCAGAAGAGAGGCGTGAGCGAGGCGCTGAACATCTACGAGCTTTTCAACGCCGTGACCGGCCTGAACATCCCCGTTGGCGCCGAGGACGAGTTCGTGGCTGAG ATCGTGGCGTTGGAGAAAAGGAACGAGGACCATGTCCAGCGGCGAGGGAAGAAGGCGTTCCCCATCACCTCGGAGGACTTCGGTCCTCCTTTAAAACCCGACGCCGACGATTAG